CGGCGAGCACGAGCAGCGGTTCGTTGCTCAACGCCCGGGCGATCGCGACCCGCTGCCGCTGGCCACCGGACAGCGCCGAGGGCAGGAAACGCGCCCGGTCGGTGAGCCCGACCTGCTCCAGCAGCTCCTGGGCACGCCGTCTGGCCGCCCTCGGCGAGCGTCCGGCCAGCAGCGCCGCCAGCTCGACGTTCTCCACGGCGGTGAGCTCCTCCATCAGGTGGAAGGCCTGGAAGACGAAGCCGACGGCAGCCCGCCGCATCCGGGCCAGGGCCTTCTCACCGATGTTGTCGATGCGACGGCCGTTCAGCGACACCTCTCCACCCGAGGGCCGGTCCAGCCCCCCGAGCAGATGCAGCAGCGTGGACTTCCCGCAACCGCTCGGTCCCATCACCGCCACCGTCTCTCCCGCGCCGATGTCGAGATCGACCCCGTCGACGGCGCGCACCAATCCTTCCCCCTTGCCGTACTCCTTTCGCAACCCGCGAGCGCGGAGCACGGACGTGTCGGCGGCGTCGCTCACGATCCACTCCTTCGGGAGGTCCAGTTCTTCTCGCATGCCTCGAGCCAGCGCAGGTCCGCCTGCAGCCGGAGCACGATGCCCTCCAGCAACAGCGCCGCGTCCGAGCGGTCCGGCTCGGCCATGGCGGCGCGCTGGGCGTCACGCAACCGGCGCAGCAGCTCGCGGCGCTGGCTGTCGACGATGGTGAGCGGGTCGGCCAGCGTGGCCGCCGCGGCCGCGATCAGCTTGAGATGGAACTCCGCGAGGTCGGGTTTTGGCCAGCTCACCTCGGCGATCCACTCGGCGACTCGCTGTTGGCCGGTGGGGGTGAGCGCGTACACCTTGCGATCCGACCGGTCGGCGCCATCGGGAGACCTCTCGACCGCTACCAGGCCGGCCTTTTCCAGCCGGGTCAGGGTGACGTAGACGTGCCCGGCGTTCATCGCGTCGCCGAGCGGGCCGAGCGCGTCGCGCAGCCGCGCGCGCAGCTGGTACCCGTGCGAGGGCTCCTTGGCCAGCATCGCCAGCACCACTTCCTGCTGCATGATCCTCCTCGACAGCCGATAACCGTTAGCTAACTATAACGGTTATCCCCTAGCCACACGTGCTGGCCGTGCCGTGGAGGATCGAGGAGTCCTTCCAGGGCTATCCTGCGACAGGCAGCGAGACGCAGCACCAGGGTGAGCCATGAGAGCGACTGACGGTGAAGAACTCGGCCCTCTCCTCGATGAGCAGCGCGCCTACTACCGGGCCTTGGCCGCAGACTATCTGGACCAAGGCCTGGACCTTCCCGGCGGCGACGAAGTGACCCAAGCGCTTGATGCATTTCAGCCAAACGGCAGCGTGCTTGAGCTTGCCTGCGGTCCCGGCGTGTGGACCGGCCACCTGCTCCGCCACGCGAGCGAGGTCACCGCTGTCGACGCGTCCCCGGAGATGCTCGCCATCGCGGCAGCCCGCGTCGGCAACCGACGGGTGCGCTTCATTGAGGCCGACCTGTTCACCTGGAAGCCCGACCGCCGCTACGACGTGGTCTTCTTCGGCTTCTGGCTCTCACACGTCCCGGCCGAACGCTTTGCATCCTTCTGGTCGCTCGTGGCTGACTGCCTCAAACCAGAGGGACGCGTGTTCTTCGCCGACGACGCCTACCGCACCCCAGACGAGCTCGTGGAAGGCCCCTCGTCCTCAACCATCCGCCGGCAGCTCCCTGACGGAACCGCCTACCGGCTCGTGAAGGTCCCTCACCAGCCAGCCGACCTCGAACGACGGCTGCGACGACTCGGCTGGCACGTCAAGGTCACGTCGACAGCCGGGCCCTTCTACTGGGGAGCAGGAAGCCCAGACAAGCGCCCCACATAAGCGGCCCCGCTCCGTGCCCGATGGGGTAGTGCTCGGCGGCGTCATCTGTGTGCTGCGCCGACATCTTGCTCGCGTTCCTACACTTGGCATGCGCGCTGACCGGCGCCCGCAAGGAGGGAGGGAAGTCGAGCGGTGTGGGACCTGTTCCGGAACCGCGCCCTGTGGGCCATCGTGAACGCGCAGTTCACCGACGAGGACGCCCGCCGGGCCTGGGCCGCGGCCGAGGTCACCTGGGGACTGTTCCAGGTCCCCGAGCGGGAGCTGGGCGTCCTCGGTGACGTCGCGGGCCTGGACGTGATCGAGCTGGGCTGCGGGACTGCCTACCTGTCCGGCTGGCTGGCCCGGCAGGGCGCGCGACCGGTTGGGGTCGACCTCACCCCGGAGCAGCTGGCCACCGCGCGTCGCTGCCAGGAGCACTTCGGGGTGGGGTTTCCCCTGATCGAGGCCAACGCCGAGAACGTGCCGCTGGCCGGGTCGAGCTTCGACCTGGTGGTCAGCGAGTACGGGGCCAGCGTCTGGTGCGATCCCGAACGCTGGGTGGCCGAGGCGGCCCGGCTGCTGCGCCCTGGTGGGCGGCTGGTGTTCCTGACCAACAGCGTCCTCGCCACCCTCTGCGTCCCGGAGCAGGAGGGCGTCGCCCAGGAGCGGCTCCTGCGGCCGCAACGGGGGCTGCACCGGGTGGAGTGGCCGGGCGGCGGGGTCGAGTTCCATCCCAGCCACGGCGAGTGGATCCGCGTGCTGGGCGCCAACGGGTTCGCGGTCCAAGCCCTGCACGAGCTGTACGCCCCGGCGGGTTCCGCGACCCACCGGTACTACGGGATCGCCACCGCCCAATGGGCCGGCCAGTGGCCGGCCGAGGACCTCTGGGCCGCCCAGCTCACCTCGTGAGGCGCCGGCATCCCGCTGCTGTCACGGGCCCAGGATGCGAGCCTTCTGGGCGGTGAACTCCTCCTCGGTGAGCGCTCCCTGCTCCTTGAGGGCCGCCAGCTCCCTCAGCTGGGCGATCGGGTCGGCTGGAGCCGCGGGTTGCCCGGCCGCTGCCTGCCGTGCCTTGGCCTGCTGACGACGCGACAGTCCGACCACCACGGTGGTCCCGGCCATCCTGCCGATCAGGCCTGGCCGGCCATTTCGCACAACGGGACGCAACAGCATGGCTGGTCCTCCTCAACCATCGTCATGGACGACCCTCAGCCGGTCGTGAGGTCGGCCAGTGCCTGCTCCACGATCTCGGGCGGGACCCGCTCGCCGGCGACGATGCGCCCGCCCGCATCCCGGATCGCCTGCGCCACCCGCGCCGCCCACAGGTGCTCCCAGACGATCAGCGCCGCCGAGCTGTCGGGCTCCAGGCCCTCGGCGGCCAGCTCGAGATCCTCGTCGTTCAGCACACCACCCGCCTCGCCGTCGACGTCGGCGAACCCGAACGCCAGCACGTCGTCCAACGTGTCGTACTCGAACATGGTGGTGTTCCCGGCGGCGTCCTTCTTGATGAAGGCGACATCGAGAATGCGGACGAGGCCGTTGTCGACCAGTTCGGCAACGGCCGGCACGATCTCGCCCTTGAACCGGTTGCCCGGGAACGCGATGACGACGTACTCGACAGGTCCCATGCTGGCCATGTCGCCTCCTCACCGACCGATCTACCGTATCACCGCTGGTGGAGTGCTGGAACGCGAGGGCGCTGCTCGGCCACGGGGACGCTCTCGGCCATGACCCCGTGGTGCTCGTGGCGGGCGTCGTACCAGTCGGCGTAGCGGTTGGTGGCCGGCCCGGCGGTCAGGCCGTGGGCGTACACCGAGAGCGCCACCGTCCAGGTCACCACCGCAGCCATCAGCGGACGCTCGGGAAGCTCGGTCTCCTCGAGCACGATCAGCAGGAACACGATCGAGGCCAGTCCGCGGGGTCCGAACCAGCCCAGGAACCCGACGGTGGCCCGTTGCATGCCGGTGCCCACCATGGCCAGGGCCACCGGGAGCATCCGGACCACGGTCAGGCTTCCCACCGCGTAGGCGGCGATCCGCCAGTCCAGGTCGCCGAGCGCCGGGCCCAGGAGCACGGCCGCGAACAGCAGGAAGGTGACGGCATTGAAGAGTTCGCCGGTCTCCTCGGCGAGGAAGGTCGCCTCCTTGGCGTGGCCGGCGGCGACGAGCCGGTACACGATCCCGGCCGTGAAGGCGGCGATGAAGCCGCTCCCGCCGAGGGCGACCGCCGCCGTGTAGGCCAGCAGGGCGGTCGCCACCGCGGTGATCTGCCGCCAGGTCCCCTCCATCCACCCCTGGGCTCCGAACTTCCGCAGCACCCAGGCGCCGAGAGCGCCGGCGACGACCCCGCCGACCGCACCCCAGCCGATCTCTTCGGCGATCACCTTGAGGGGCTCGACATGGCCGACGCCCTCCTCGGCCTGGGCGACGGTGAGGAAGATGATCAGCAGGGGGACGCACACGCCGTCGTTGAGGCCGCTCTCGACGTTGAGGCCCTGGCGGATGCGGGAGGGCAGCCGTGGGTTGGTGACCACCGGCAGGCCGAGGGCGGCGTCGGTCGGGGCCAGCATGGTGGCCAGTGCCGCCGCGGTCCACAGGTTCAGCTGGGGGAACAGGGCCAGCCCGGCCGCGGTGCCGGCCACGATGGTGAGGGGCAGGCCGATACCGAGCAGCCGTCCCGGGACGGCGGACTCGTGCCGCAGCCGGCCCAGGTTGACCCGGACGGCGTCGGTGAACAGCACCAGGGCCAGGGTGGCCTCGGCCAGGTGGCGCACGAACCGGTTGGCGCGGTCCGCCTCGACCAGGCCCAGGAACCAGCTGCCGGCAACCAGGCCGAAGGCGACGAACACCATGGCCTGACTGACCGGCGTGGACCGCAGCCGCCCCGACACCGCGCCATAGGCGAGCAACGCCACGGCGACGGTGGGCAGGGCCCACTGGTTCATGGTCTCTCCTCAGGACAGCGCGCGACCCACCCCAGGCGCCGCCTCGACCGGTCAGGTGATCCCGACTGCGGCGCGCACCTGCTCCAGCATCTGCCGCTCTCCGGCGCTCACCCGCTCGGCGCCGAAGCCCATGAAGCCGCCCTCCTTCCCGGCGTCGGCGGCCGCCTGGGCGGCGGCCACCAGCCATCTGCGGAACGCCTCGACCTCCTCGGGCGTGGCCTTGGCCGTCACGATCTCGTTGACGGCGCGCAGCTCCTCCAGCACCTGCTGGCCGCCGCGCGGCTTGAAGTCCCCCAGCGGATTCTGCTTCTGCTGGGCCAGCGCCTGGACGTCGAGGGCCACCGACGCCAGCAGCTCCTCCTGGCTGGGGGGAAGGGTGGCCGACCGCAGCGTCGCCATCGTCTCCTTGGCCACCTCGATCGGCCCACCGGGGTCCGCGAGCGAGATCGCCACGCCGGCCACAAGGGGGGCGCGACGGATCCGTACCCATTCCTCGTCGGTGAAGTCCTGCCTGGACGTCATAGCCACCTCCTGGACGGGGGCATCAGCCTAGACGAGACTGCTCGGCACCGGATCACCCGGTTCGGATGATGCGCGCCCCGGCCGCGGCAGCGACCATGGCGTGGCC
This genomic interval from Actinomycetota bacterium contains the following:
- a CDS encoding ABC transporter ATP-binding protein → MREELDLPKEWIVSDAADTSVLRARGLRKEYGKGEGLVRAVDGVDLDIGAGETVAVMGPSGCGKSTLLHLLGGLDRPSGGEVSLNGRRIDNIGEKALARMRRAAVGFVFQAFHLMEELTAVENVELAALLAGRSPRAARRRAQELLEQVGLTDRARFLPSALSGGQRQRVAIARALSNEPLLVLA
- a CDS encoding PadR family transcriptional regulator, with protein sequence MQQEVVLAMLAKEPSHGYQLRARLRDALGPLGDAMNAGHVYVTLTRLEKAGLVAVERSPDGADRSDRKVYALTPTGQQRVAEWIAEVSWPKPDLAEFHLKLIAAAAATLADPLTIVDSQRRELLRRLRDAQRAAMAEPDRSDAALLLEGIVLRLQADLRWLEACEKNWTSRRSGS
- a CDS encoding class I SAM-dependent methyltransferase, which translates into the protein MRATDGEELGPLLDEQRAYYRALAADYLDQGLDLPGGDEVTQALDAFQPNGSVLELACGPGVWTGHLLRHASEVTAVDASPEMLAIAAARVGNRRVRFIEADLFTWKPDRRYDVVFFGFWLSHVPAERFASFWSLVADCLKPEGRVFFADDAYRTPDELVEGPSSSTIRRQLPDGTAYRLVKVPHQPADLERRLRRLGWHVKVTSTAGPFYWGAGSPDKRPT
- a CDS encoding class I SAM-dependent methyltransferase codes for the protein MWDLFRNRALWAIVNAQFTDEDARRAWAAAEVTWGLFQVPERELGVLGDVAGLDVIELGCGTAYLSGWLARQGARPVGVDLTPEQLATARRCQEHFGVGFPLIEANAENVPLAGSSFDLVVSEYGASVWCDPERWVAEAARLLRPGGRLVFLTNSVLATLCVPEQEGVAQERLLRPQRGLHRVEWPGGGVEFHPSHGEWIRVLGANGFAVQALHELYAPAGSATHRYYGIATAQWAGQWPAEDLWAAQLTS
- a CDS encoding SHOCT domain-containing protein codes for the protein MAGTTVVVGLSRRQQAKARQAAAGQPAAPADPIAQLRELAALKEQGALTEEEFTAQKARILGP
- a CDS encoding DUF6325 family protein, which translates into the protein MASMGPVEYVVIAFPGNRFKGEIVPAVAELVDNGLVRILDVAFIKKDAAGNTTMFEYDTLDDVLAFGFADVDGEAGGVLNDEDLELAAEGLEPDSSAALIVWEHLWAARVAQAIRDAGGRIVAGERVPPEIVEQALADLTTG
- a CDS encoding cation:proton antiporter yields the protein MNQWALPTVAVALLAYGAVSGRLRSTPVSQAMVFVAFGLVAGSWFLGLVEADRANRFVRHLAEATLALVLFTDAVRVNLGRLRHESAVPGRLLGIGLPLTIVAGTAAGLALFPQLNLWTAAALATMLAPTDAALGLPVVTNPRLPSRIRQGLNVESGLNDGVCVPLLIIFLTVAQAEEGVGHVEPLKVIAEEIGWGAVGGVVAGALGAWVLRKFGAQGWMEGTWRQITAVATALLAYTAAVALGGSGFIAAFTAGIVYRLVAAGHAKEATFLAEETGELFNAVTFLLFAAVLLGPALGDLDWRIAAYAVGSLTVVRMLPVALAMVGTGMQRATVGFLGWFGPRGLASIVFLLIVLEETELPERPLMAAVVTWTVALSVYAHGLTAGPATNRYADWYDARHEHHGVMAESVPVAEQRPRVPALHQR